One Pseudomonas sp. FP1742 genomic window carries:
- a CDS encoding C40 family peptidase, whose product MLNRFAPLVPLALVTLLFGCAAHSPVSQQEQQQRVSNSVTAQSSSVLFQEELATNKELADFADGKSYQLPVLADSILERGMSLIGTRYRFGGTSEAGFDCSGFIGYLFREEAGMNLPRSTREMINVDAPLVARSALKPGDLLFFATNGRRGRVSHAGIYVGDNQFIHSSSRKSGGVRVDSLGDSYWSKTFIEAKRALAMAPTMVTARK is encoded by the coding sequence ATGCTAAATCGCTTCGCACCCCTCGTGCCTCTCGCACTCGTCACCCTGTTGTTCGGTTGCGCTGCTCACTCTCCAGTGTCTCAGCAAGAGCAACAACAGCGGGTTTCAAATTCAGTTACCGCGCAGTCTTCTTCCGTTCTTTTCCAGGAAGAGCTGGCCACCAATAAAGAACTGGCAGACTTCGCCGACGGCAAGTCGTACCAGCTTCCGGTTCTGGCCGACAGCATCCTCGAACGTGGCATGTCCCTGATCGGTACCCGCTACCGTTTCGGCGGCACTTCCGAGGCAGGCTTTGACTGCAGCGGCTTCATCGGTTATCTGTTCCGTGAAGAAGCCGGCATGAACCTGCCGCGCTCCACCCGCGAAATGATCAACGTTGATGCTCCGCTGGTTGCTCGCAGCGCCCTCAAGCCGGGCGATCTGCTGTTCTTCGCCACCAATGGTCGTCGCGGTCGTGTCAGTCACGCCGGGATCTACGTGGGTGACAACCAGTTCATCCATTCCAGCAGCCGCAAAAGCGGTGGGGTCCGGGTCGATAGCCTGGGCGACAGCTACTGGAGCAAGACCTTCATCGAGGCCAAGCGCGCCCTCGCGATGGCCCCGACAATGGTCACCGCACGCAAGTAA